One genomic segment of Gottschalkia acidurici 9a includes these proteins:
- a CDS encoding N-acetylmuramoyl-L-alanine amidase family protein encodes MLYVLIDSYPGSTTEAKLSKNIQDSIIASKVYTANRGTKTANFSVLRLTKMPAALVELVFISNTQDADILRNRQNELALAVTKGILSNFCISYNGGSSGTLYKVQVGAFSVRVNADSLVMN; translated from the coding sequence TTGTTATATGTTCTCATAGACAGTTATCCAGGTAGTACAACAGAAGCTAAGTTATCAAAAAATATACAAGATAGCATAATTGCAAGTAAAGTATATACAGCAAATAGAGGAACTAAAACAGCAAACTTTTCAGTATTAAGATTAACAAAAATGCCAGCAGCTTTAGTAGAGTTAGTATTCATTAGCAACACTCAGGATGCTGATATACTAAGAAATAGACAAAATGAATTAGCGTTAGCAGTGACTAAGGGTATTTTAAGCAACTTTTGTATATCGTATAATGGTGGTTCTTCAGGTACACTATACAAAGTTCAAGTAGGTGCATTTAGTGTAAGAGTAAATGCAGATAGTTTAGTAATGAACTAA
- a CDS encoding nitroreductase family protein, translated as MREIFNRRSIRKFKSLTVEKEKVDKLLRAAMQAPSALNQQPWEFIVIEDRESLQKLSKSMPDAKPIDSSALTIILVANSNYFRFEPDWKSDMSAAAQNILLEAVYLELGAVWMSVSSVDSAINYIREMYGLQSNITPFALIAIGYPDKQENVFIDSFKAERIHYDKW; from the coding sequence GTGCGAGAAATATTTAATCGTAGGAGTATTAGAAAATTCAAGAGTTTAACAGTAGAGAAAGAAAAAGTAGACAAATTGTTGAGAGCGGCGATGCAGGCTCCCTCTGCATTGAATCAACAGCCGTGGGAATTTATAGTAATTGAAGATAGAGAATCTTTACAAAAACTATCTAAGTCTATGCCAGATGCAAAACCAATTGATAGTTCAGCGCTAACTATAATATTGGTAGCCAATAGTAATTATTTTAGATTCGAGCCAGATTGGAAATCGGATATGAGTGCAGCAGCGCAAAACATTTTATTAGAAGCTGTATATTTGGAGCTTGGAGCAGTGTGGATGAGTGTTTCTTCTGTTGATTCTGCTATAAATTATATCAGGGAAATGTATGGACTTCAATCAAACATTACCCCCTTTGCATTAATTGCGATTGGTTATCCAGATAAACAAGAAAATGTATTTATAGACAGCTTTAAAGCTGAAAGAATCCATTATGATAAATGGTAG
- a CDS encoding LysR family transcriptional regulator, producing MDIRLITSFVTVATLHNFTKAAEQLGYAQSSVTYQIQLLEKELGIKLFDRLGKKVRLTPEGEQFLKDARMLLFSWEKAKGSLSLIKSPHGVLTIGANESVCSVKLPKLLAEYRKRYPDVEFHIKIGSTDELELWIKENEIDVAVLLDMPWHVPELTVKVQQEAELGLLVSPTHPLNCMENILPQDVSNYPLLLVSHSSCWKNIFKVVMEEVHEPFKIMLETASISDLKQFAILGFGIAIIPLYSVNTEVASKQLSVLPWSGKELKLLVQVVHHRDKWISPSLDAFLEICANVEW from the coding sequence ATGGATATACGATTAATTACATCATTTGTAACAGTAGCCACATTACACAACTTTACAAAAGCCGCAGAACAACTTGGGTATGCTCAATCATCCGTTACATATCAAATTCAACTTTTGGAGAAAGAACTGGGAATAAAGTTATTTGATAGATTAGGTAAGAAAGTCCGCCTTACACCAGAAGGCGAACAATTTCTGAAAGATGCAAGAATGCTTCTTTTTTCATGGGAAAAGGCGAAAGGCTCATTATCTTTGATAAAATCTCCGCACGGGGTTTTGACGATTGGTGCTAATGAATCCGTCTGTTCTGTCAAACTACCCAAACTATTAGCAGAATATCGCAAACGGTACCCAGATGTTGAATTTCATATAAAAATCGGATCTACTGACGAACTAGAGCTATGGATTAAAGAAAATGAAATCGATGTAGCAGTGCTATTAGACATGCCTTGGCATGTCCCTGAACTAACAGTAAAAGTACAGCAAGAGGCAGAGCTAGGACTTTTAGTATCGCCTACTCATCCTTTGAATTGCATGGAAAACATACTTCCTCAAGATGTTTCAAATTATCCACTGCTTTTAGTATCTCACAGCAGTTGTTGGAAAAACATTTTCAAAGTTGTTATGGAAGAAGTGCATGAACCATTTAAAATTATGCTGGAAACAGCAAGTATTTCCGACCTTAAACAATTTGCTATATTAGGTTTTGGTATAGCGATTATACCTTTATATTCCGTAAATACAGAAGTAGCCTCTAAACAACTATCTGTTCTTCCCTGGTCGGGAAAAGAGCTGAAATTATTAGTTCAAGTAGTACATCATAGAGATAAATGGATTTCTCCTTCGTTAGATGCATTTTTAGAAATATGCGCAAACGTTGAATGGTGA
- the selA gene encoding L-seryl-tRNA(Sec) selenium transferase: MNENIYSRIPKVDQILENDTVQKLIIDSSRELVLEVIREELQNIRLKISEEKLSIQSLDLEIQKLIDNIVFQVNERSKLHLKRVINGTGVVIHTNLGRSLISKSIMNNIYEIATNYSNLELDLETGSRGDRYSHIEEIIRRVTGAEAALVVNNNAAAVILVLKAMGKDSEVVISRGELVEIGGSFRIPEVMEQSGAKLVSVGATNRTHIHDYENAITEETAALLKVHTSNYKIVGFTSSPSLDDLVELGSKHDIPVIEDLGSGVLCDLSKYGLEYEPTVQNSIKAGVDVVTFSGDKLLGGPQAGIIVGKKKYIDKMKKHPLNRALRVDKITIAALESTLRLYLNESSLKEIPTIRLLTMHISEIESKANLLLNKLKTILVDKLQIEVVDEYSQVGGGSMPLEMITTKCLTLSSNILSISKLEQGLRKFDIPIITRLYKDKIFIDLRTISEDEIDIVVEGIKYAVDNL, translated from the coding sequence ATGAATGAAAATATATATAGTAGAATTCCGAAAGTAGATCAAATACTTGAAAACGATACAGTACAGAAATTAATTATTGATAGTTCAAGAGAATTAGTATTAGAGGTAATAAGAGAAGAACTTCAGAATATAAGATTAAAAATATCTGAAGAAAAACTTAGCATTCAGTCGTTAGACTTAGAGATTCAGAAATTGATAGACAATATTGTATTTCAAGTAAACGAAAGAAGTAAACTTCATTTAAAAAGAGTTATAAATGGAACTGGAGTAGTAATACACACAAATTTAGGAAGATCACTAATTAGCAAAAGCATAATGAATAATATTTATGAAATAGCAACAAATTATTCTAATCTTGAGTTAGATTTGGAAACTGGAAGTAGAGGAGACCGATACAGTCATATAGAGGAAATTATAAGAAGAGTAACAGGAGCTGAAGCTGCATTAGTTGTAAATAATAATGCAGCAGCTGTAATTCTTGTTTTAAAAGCTATGGGAAAAGATAGTGAAGTAGTAATTTCAAGAGGAGAGCTAGTAGAAATAGGTGGATCATTTAGAATCCCTGAAGTAATGGAGCAAAGTGGAGCTAAGTTAGTATCAGTAGGAGCAACTAATAGAACTCATATTCATGATTATGAAAATGCTATAACTGAAGAAACAGCAGCACTCTTAAAAGTACATACTAGCAACTATAAAATAGTTGGATTCACATCTAGTCCAAGCCTAGATGACCTAGTGGAATTAGGAAGTAAACATGATATACCTGTAATAGAAGACTTAGGTAGTGGAGTACTTTGTGATTTAAGTAAATATGGACTAGAGTATGAGCCAACAGTACAAAATTCTATAAAAGCGGGAGTAGATGTAGTTACTTTCAGTGGTGATAAGCTATTAGGTGGACCTCAAGCTGGAATTATAGTGGGAAAAAAGAAGTATATAGATAAAATGAAGAAACATCCTCTTAACAGAGCCTTAAGAGTAGATAAAATTACTATAGCAGCTTTAGAATCAACTTTAAGACTATATCTAAATGAATCGTCATTAAAAGAAATACCAACTATAAGATTGCTTACTATGCATATCAGTGAAATAGAAAGTAAGGCAAATCTTTTATTAAATAAATTAAAAACAATTTTAGTTGATAAATTACAAATTGAAGTTGTTGATGAATATTCACAGGTGGGCGGTGGATCTATGCCACTAGAAATGATAACTACAAAATGTTTGACCTTGTCTTCAAACATATTAAGTATTTCAAAGTTAGAGCAAGGATTAAGAAAATTTGATATACCAATAATAACAAGACTATATAAGGATAAAATATTTATAGATTTAAGAACTATAAGTGAAGATGAGATAGATATTGTGGTAGAAGGAATCAAATATGCTGTAGATAATCTTTAG
- the selB gene encoding selenocysteine-specific translation elongation factor — MKNVIIGTAGHIDHGKTTLIRALTGRQTDRLKEEKERGISIELGFTYFDLPSGKRAGIIDVPGHEKFIRNMLAGATGIDVVMLVVAADEGVMPQTKEHLHILNLLGIKKGLVVITKASLVDDDWLKLIKEDIKENIKDTFLEDSEIILVDSIKKQGIDKLVDTLDKLTESIDEKNELETARLPVDRVFTISGFGTVVTGTLIAGKLTTGDEIRAFPGDVIGRIRNIQVHGKDSENAFGGQRVAINISGIKKSDIKRGDIISKPNSMEPTMMIDVKLRLLKDSKRIIENRTRLRLYIGSSEILCRVILLDKEKITPGEECYAQLRLEESTVAKPKDKFIIRFYSPMTTIGGGEVIDANPPKRKRFSEETIDELKLKEKGDTKEVVEKIILDKSKKAPSIKDISLLTVMSEEKVREEVEKLSQEGRIYAFELLKDIHTMHVSYFNEVSSKIEKDLGEFHKNNTLKPGMLKEEIRSKYFKDIKPKLGDVIINKMSEVGNVKIINENIALKDFEVKLTDVQKSIEKDIEKIYIDGKLDVPKKDEIISKLNYNKKDLDDVYKLMLDSGILIKMKEDTILHKDTINECKDTLIEYLKEKGSVKAGEFRDLLKTNRKLSIIILEYFDENKITKRLDDKRVMFK; from the coding sequence ATGAAGAATGTTATCATAGGGACTGCTGGTCATATAGATCACGGAAAAACTACCCTTATAAGAGCGTTAACAGGAAGACAAACAGATAGATTAAAAGAAGAAAAAGAGCGAGGTATATCAATAGAACTTGGATTTACTTATTTTGACCTACCAAGTGGAAAAAGGGCAGGAATTATAGATGTTCCAGGGCATGAAAAATTTATTCGAAACATGTTAGCAGGTGCTACAGGTATAGATGTAGTTATGCTAGTAGTAGCTGCAGATGAAGGGGTAATGCCTCAAACTAAAGAACACTTGCACATATTAAATTTACTAGGAATAAAAAAAGGACTAGTAGTTATTACTAAAGCATCGCTAGTGGATGATGACTGGCTAAAGTTAATAAAAGAAGACATAAAGGAAAATATAAAAGATACCTTTTTAGAAGATAGTGAAATTATTCTTGTTGACTCTATAAAAAAACAAGGAATAGATAAATTAGTTGATACTTTAGACAAGCTAACTGAATCAATAGACGAAAAAAATGAACTAGAAACTGCGAGGTTGCCAGTTGATAGAGTATTTACAATATCGGGATTCGGAACTGTAGTTACAGGGACACTGATAGCAGGAAAATTAACTACAGGAGATGAAATAAGAGCTTTTCCAGGAGATGTTATAGGAAGAATAAGAAATATACAGGTTCATGGAAAGGATAGTGAAAATGCATTTGGAGGGCAGAGAGTAGCTATAAATATATCTGGTATTAAAAAATCAGATATAAAAAGAGGAGACATCATTTCAAAGCCTAACTCTATGGAACCAACTATGATGATAGACGTAAAGTTAAGACTTTTAAAAGACTCTAAAAGAATCATAGAAAACAGAACTAGACTGAGACTTTACATAGGTTCAAGTGAGATATTATGTAGAGTCATTCTATTAGATAAGGAGAAGATTACACCAGGTGAAGAATGCTATGCTCAGCTAAGATTAGAGGAATCTACTGTAGCAAAACCAAAGGATAAATTTATAATAAGATTTTACTCACCAATGACAACTATAGGTGGTGGTGAAGTTATAGACGCAAATCCTCCTAAGAGAAAAAGGTTTAGTGAAGAGACTATAGATGAACTAAAGTTAAAAGAGAAGGGAGATACTAAAGAAGTAGTAGAAAAGATAATTTTAGATAAGAGCAAAAAAGCTCCAAGTATAAAAGATATATCTCTTTTAACAGTTATGTCAGAAGAAAAGGTTAGAGAAGAAGTTGAAAAGCTTTCACAGGAAGGACGAATATATGCTTTTGAGCTGCTAAAAGATATTCATACTATGCATGTAAGTTATTTTAATGAGGTATCTTCAAAAATAGAAAAAGATTTAGGTGAATTTCATAAAAATAACACTTTAAAACCAGGAATGTTAAAAGAAGAAATTAGAAGCAAATACTTTAAAGATATAAAACCAAAACTTGGAGACGTAATAATAAATAAAATGAGTGAGGTTGGTAATGTAAAAATTATAAATGAAAACATTGCCTTAAAAGACTTTGAAGTAAAATTAACAGATGTACAAAAAAGCATAGAAAAAGATATAGAAAAAATATATATAGATGGAAAGCTTGATGTACCAAAAAAAGATGAGATAATAAGTAAACTTAATTATAATAAAAAAGATTTAGATGATGTATATAAGTTAATGTTGGACAGTGGAATACTAATAAAGATGAAAGAAGATACCATACTTCATAAAGATACTATAAATGAATGCAAGGATACTTTAATTGAATATTTAAAAGAAAAAGGTAGTGTAAAAGCTGGAGAATTCAGAGATTTATTAAAGACAAATAGAAAACTATCAATAATTATACTTGAATACTTTGATGAAAATAAAATTACAAAGCGCTTAGATGACAAAAGAGTAATGTTTAAGTAA